In Fusarium poae strain DAOMC 252244 chromosome Unknown contig_1, whole genome shotgun sequence, the following are encoded in one genomic region:
- the TUB2_2 gene encoding Tubulin beta chain (Beta tubulin), which translates to MREIVHLQAGQCGNQIGSAFWQTISGEHGLDSSGMYNGTSELQLARMDVYFNETSSNKYVPRAVLVDLEPGTMDAVRSGPLSQFFRPDNFVFGHSSAGNNWAKGHYTEGAELVDQVLDVVRREAEGCDSLQGFQITQSLGGGTGSGMGTLLISKIREEFPDRMMATFSVVPSPKVSDTVVEPYNATLSVHQLVENSDVTFCIDNEALYDICKGTLKLSNPSYGDLNHLISTVMSGVSTSLRFPGQLNSDLRKMAVNLVPFPAYTSSCAVSIPELTQQLFNPRNMMTGSDFRNGRYLTCSAIFRGKVSAREVEDQMYKIQQKNSAYFVEWIPNNVQTSLCSVPPQGLKMSSTFVGNSTAIQEIFKRVGEQFTAMFRRKAFLHWYTGEGMDEMEFTEAESNMNDLVSEYQQYQDAVIDDDVYSVEEYDEEKPAKADA; encoded by the exons ATGCGTGAAATT GTGCATCTCCAAGCTGGCCAATGT GGCAACCAAATCGGCTCTGCCTTCTGGCAGACCATTTCGGGCGAGCATGGTTTGGATAGCAGTGGCAT GTATAATGGGACCTCCGAACTACAGCTTGCGCGTATGGACGTCTATTTCAACGAG ACATCCAGCAACAAGTACGTGCCACGTGCCGTGCTCGTTGATTTAGAACCTGGCACAATGGATGCGGTGCGCTCCGGCCCGCTTAGCCAGTTCTTTCGTCCCGACAACTTTGTCTTTGGACACTCGAGCGCCGGAAACAACTGGGCTAAGGGTCACTACACAGAGGGTGCTGAGTTGGTTGATCAAGTACTGGATGTGGTCCGTCGCGAGGCCGAAGGCTGCGACTCCCTCCAAGGCTTCCAAATCACCCAGTCGCTCGGTGGCGGTACCGGCTCCGGCATGGGCACGCTGCTAATTTCCAAGATTCGTGAGG AGTTCCCGGACCGTATGATGGCTACCTTCAGTGTAGTACCGTCTCCCAAGGTGTCTGATACCGTCGTGGAGCCGTATAATGCCACGCTTTCAGTCCACCAGCTGGTTGAAAACTCAGATGTGACTTTCTGTATCGATAATGAGGCTCTGTATGATATCTGCAAGGGTACCCTGAAGCTATCGAATCCTTCCTATGGCGACCTTAATCACCTCATATCAACCGTCATGTCTGGCGTGTCAACTTCACTGCGCTTTCCTGGACAGCTAAACTCTGACCTTCGCAAGATGGCCGTTAATTTG GTTCCCTTCCCCGCCTACACTTCTTCATG TGCTGTATCTATCCCCGAGCTTACCCAGCAGCTATTTAACCCCAGGAACATGATGACGGGCTCTGATTTCCGAAACGGCCGCTACCTGACCTGCTCTGCCATCTTTCGCGGAAAGGTGTCTGCGAGGGAGGTGGAGGACCAGATGTATAAGATTCAGCAGAAGAACTCGGCTTACTTTGTTGAATGGATTCCCAATAACGTGCAGACGAGTCTATGCTCTGTCCCGCCGCAGGggttgaagatgtcgtcCACTTTTGTTGGCAACTCGACCGCCATCCAAGAGATCTTTAAGCGCGTTGGTGAGCAGTTCACCGCTATGTTCCGCCGCAAGGCCTTCTTGCACTGGTATACCGGAGAAGGCATGGACGAGATGGAGTTTACGGAGGCTGAGTCCAATATGAATGACCTGGTATCGGAGTACCAGCAGTATCAGGACGCAGTCATCGACGACGACGTCTATAGCGTGGAGGAGTATGACGAGGAGAAGCCCGCCAAGGCCGACGCTTAG